In a genomic window of Cyclopterus lumpus isolate fCycLum1 chromosome 13, fCycLum1.pri, whole genome shotgun sequence:
- the proca1 gene encoding uncharacterized protein proca1 — MWSVFFVFLSYLDRNFVKGDLLSRALDAEKESKEMFSMLNGTFCAKMSTVRESFLYQVSDGAEMVRSVVSPAGRLGDCSVIANKTQVKSFMHECRLGLKEHRAGRQLETRFARMDEAKLMCGEFKERSERRGNVRGGGSDDSAVRDEVLKRSKRGFTYPGTLWCGAGNMADHYGQLGEFAETDSCCRIHDHCPHVIHAFSSNYGHTNFKWHSICHCDCDETLKGCLRKVNDTSSRVVGQAFFNVIGVPCFEFAYEDQCAERHWYGLCKRYEKFPIAVLKEAVPYDFGGIDIIDELTVAPAKKEDSKKSQEEKPESTTMSGPEEPSLRNVVTAAEDFIKVLATVSTSQSSTTDSKKGETQSSEKKKKRKNTGKKKKTTKKPKGKGKGQGRKRKQKAEEGAAVSPSGSKAEEVINLSNFIGESHKHEESTRNTNIVDDGEYKLAGKDEPLNEVMKDEPAIDKETVSIMSPSTVQMKPAESTPTTMRTVSPHEGHIRRLRKERRKKSKKITLPPSAELETNTTDNLKPDFPPTIITKTPTAQPEQQSPVVSPASTPIIIPKVKRNRSKERGDREGRKKRRKLSSASSIVASAHENSSVGNLKVIPLSRAPTVPLVPIPERKVSHRMDAMNISVLKRQKPKGLKSRRRKTVWPPSSENPLFHNGSESVIPILTTQEKRDALNSPATTSAGETDSHSEWRLFTATTAALSIITKRHRQTIRQQRKPRKKAIAASLRDGASIPKQTEQTPITFTSMPPKVATTGEVNVNIKEKSCGTTSATPVMSPIQVSIERANAQFTRKKRRKAALSVRQQ; from the exons ATGTGGTCGgtcttctttgtctttctgtcatATCTTGACAGAAACTTCGTCAAGGGCGACCTATTGAGTCGCGCtttggacgcagagaaggagagcaaggAGATGTTCTCCATGCTCAACGGCACCTTTTGTGCCAAAATGTCAACCGTGCGGGAGAGCTTCCTCTACCAGGTGTCAGACGGAGCCGAGATGGTGCGATCCGTCGTCAGCCCCGCCGGGAGGCTCGGGGACTGTTCCGTCATAGCGAACAAGACACAGGTGAAGTCGTTCATGCACGAGTGCAGGTTGGGACTGAAAGAACATAGAGCCGGGCGGCAGCTGGAGACGCGTTTTGCGCGCATGGATGAAGCCAAGCTGATGTGCGGGGAGTTTAAAGAGAGGTCGGAGCGCAGAGGCAATGTGAGGGGGGGTGGCAGTGATGACTCTGCGGTGCGGGACGAGGTTTTAAAAAGATCCAAGAGAGGCTTCACTTATCCTGGGACCCTATGGTGTGGAGCTGGAAACATGGCTGATCATTATGGCCAGCTGG GAGAATTTGCAGAGACCGACAGCTGCTGCCGAATCCATGACCACTGCCCTCACGTCATCCACGCCTTCTCCTCCAATTATGGACACACTAATTTCAAGTGGCACTCCATCTGTCATTGTGACTGTGATGAAAC ATTGAAAGGTTGCCTTCGGAAAGTCAACGACACATCTTCCAGGGTAGTCGGTCAAGCGTTCTTCAATGTCATTGGTGTGCCTTGCTTTGAGTTTGCTTATGAAGATCAGTGTGCAGAGCGGCACTGGTACGGCCT GTGTAAACGTTATGAGAAGTTTCCCATTGCTGTGCTGAAAGAGGCGGTCCCGTACGACTTTGGCGGTATCGACATTATTGATGAGCTGACGGTGGCTCCGGCCAAGAAGGAAGACTCCAAGAAGAGCCAGGAAGAGAAACCGGAGAGTACAACAATGTCTGGCCCTGAAGAACCTTCTCTCAGAAACGTTGTCACCGCTGCCGAGGACTTCATCAAGGTCCTTGCCACTGTCTCCACCTCTCAAAGCTCCACCACCGACTCCAAAAAAGGTGAGACGCAAagctcagagaagaagaagaagaggaagaacacagggaagaagaagaaaaccaccAAAAAGCCAAAAGGAAAGGGAAAGGgacaggggaggaagagaaagcagAAAGCAGAGGAAGGTGCTGCAGTTTCGCCCTCTGGCAGCAAAGCAGAAGAAGTCATCAATCTAAGTAACTTCATTGGTGAGTCACACAAACACGAGGAGTCAActagaaacacaaacatagtCGATGACGGTGAATATAAGCTCGCAGGAAAAGACGAGCCCCTAAATGAAGTCATGAAAGATGAACCAGCGATAGATAAGGAGACCGTTTCCATTATGTCACCCTCAACAGTGCAGATGAAACCAGCAGAGTCTACGCCAACAACCATGAGGACTGTTAGTCCACATGAAGGACACATCAGAAGGctcagaaaggaaaggagaaaaaagagcaagaaaatcactcttcctccttctgcagAGCTCGAAACGAACACAACAGACAACTTAAAACCTGATTTTCCccccaccatcatcaccaaaaCCCCAACAGCACAGCCGGAACAACAAAGCCCTGTTGTCAGCCCTGCCAGTACCCCCATTATAATCCCCAAAGTCAAAAGGAACAGgtcaaaggagagaggagacagagaggggaggaaaaaaaggaggaaactcaGCTCCGCTTCTTCCATTGTTGCCTCTGCCCATGAAAATTCCTCCGTGGGCAATCTGAAAGTAATCCCACTCAGCAGGGCTCCCACCGTACCATTGGTGCCCATCCCAGAGCGGAAGGTGTCACACAGGATGGACGCTATGAACATCAGTGTTTTGAAAAGGCAAAAGCCAAAAGGGTTGAAAAGCAGAAGGAGGAAAACAGTTTGGCCTCCTTCAAGTGAAAATCCCCTTTTCCACAACGGCTCTGAAAGTGTGATTCCTATTCTTACAACTCAAGAGAAACGCGATGCACTGAACAGCCCTGCAACCACTTCTGCAGGAGAAACAGACAGTCACAGTGAATGGAGGCTTTTTACAGCTACCACAGCAGCCCTTTCTATCATTACAAAACGACacaggcagacaatcagacagcAGAGAAAACCAAGAAAGAAAGCCATTGCGGCTTCTCTCAGAGACGGAGCTTCTATCCCGAAACAAACTGAACAAACACCAATTACTTTTACATCCATGCCACCCAAAGTCGCCACCACTGGAGAGGTCAATGTAAACATCAAGGAAAAATCCTGCGGGACCACCTCAGCAACTCCCGTCATGAGTCCGATTCAGGTATCAATTGAGAGAGCAAACGCTCAATTCaccaggaagaagaggaggaaagcaGCACTGTCTGTGAGACAACAGTGA